One region of Pseudoalteromonas piscicida genomic DNA includes:
- a CDS encoding trypsin-like serine protease, with the protein MMKYLAIFLLMFASFQNHAVVKRHDVDPDLYKVNSIPQFYVDMPFQGGSVLIDKHWLLAPAHVIYTFMYDYQDKPIMVHGVENQIAQIIIHPDYKKVEGDWSEGDPAPLMEQLNNAKDIALIRLSKPVTHIQPIAIYEGNEELGMEITGFGRGAIGTGITGEENDSEGPSLTTYAWYQVTKFFSDWAFTQDDYQMHVYNNVITEAKAHWLRFTFEQGADALPLEGTIGSGDSGGAAIIYQGSTPVLVGLAAWREIEGDLENYTLGKYGSTAVLTRVSYYQDWINKHINKGQ; encoded by the coding sequence ATGATGAAATACCTTGCCATTTTTTTGCTCATGTTTGCCTCTTTTCAGAACCATGCGGTTGTCAAAAGACATGATGTTGACCCTGACTTATATAAGGTTAACAGCATCCCGCAGTTTTATGTTGATATGCCATTTCAAGGCGGATCGGTGTTAATTGACAAACATTGGTTGTTGGCACCAGCTCACGTTATTTATACGTTTATGTATGACTACCAAGACAAACCTATCATGGTACATGGCGTTGAAAATCAAATTGCACAAATCATAATTCATCCGGATTACAAAAAGGTAGAAGGTGATTGGAGTGAAGGCGATCCGGCACCGCTTATGGAGCAGCTAAATAACGCCAAAGACATTGCGTTAATTCGCTTAAGTAAGCCTGTGACACACATTCAACCCATCGCCATATATGAGGGAAATGAAGAGTTAGGTATGGAAATAACCGGATTTGGTCGTGGTGCTATCGGAACGGGGATAACAGGTGAAGAGAACGACTCTGAAGGACCAAGCCTAACTACCTATGCATGGTATCAAGTCACCAAATTTTTCTCAGATTGGGCTTTCACTCAAGACGACTATCAAATGCATGTTTACAACAATGTGATCACAGAAGCAAAAGCCCACTGGCTCAGATTTACCTTTGAACAAGGAGCCGATGCGCTACCGTTAGAAGGCACGATAGGTTCTGGAGATAGCGGCGGCGCAGCAATCATTTATCAAGGCTCAACACCGGTGTTGGTTGGATTAGCAGCGTGGAGAGAAATTGAAGGCGATTTGGAAAATTATACTTTAGGAAAATACG
- a CDS encoding MFS transporter — protein sequence MLEDTVNTEGQTALGAGQKRVLFSLAVVLILPTLGMSSINVLLPTLAEEFGVGQALVNWVVVAYLLSLTAFILGAGAIGDRVGRKRALRIGISVFCVGSIVAGLSVNLWMLIAARLFQGIGAALLLSQVFALASVAMPKRKVGLAMGLLGTTAAIGTALGPLLSGAMLEWLSWQFTFWLMILLGGTAYFLIARFLPDDVANPPELQRFDVIGSVWLSASCLFYVLAMPSSSSFSLVLHSVFFLFAVAFIYCFVQSQKRAQFPLVSLAFLKHRLRNTSLIVSFIVDAIAMSTLVVGPFYLTYALGLSPVTVGLIVSIGPCIAAVAGYPSGEVVDHFGIAFAMFLGLLMILIGTISFAILPSLFGLYGYVVALFLLTPGRQLFLAAHHTFVMTTVAEKEKGMGSGLINLCKNLGLMTGASLLGGVFSLLLQAQSAALASSAQLNMAFSLTFLLAALFVLVSLVAVFVNSRKEGLNSST from the coding sequence ATGTTAGAAGATACAGTAAATACAGAGGGTCAAACTGCTCTGGGAGCCGGACAAAAGCGGGTGTTGTTCAGCTTGGCTGTGGTACTCATTTTGCCAACGCTTGGCATGAGTAGTATCAATGTCTTGTTGCCAACACTTGCTGAGGAGTTTGGCGTGGGGCAGGCATTGGTGAATTGGGTCGTTGTGGCATATTTGCTTTCGCTTACCGCATTTATTCTTGGTGCTGGCGCTATTGGAGATAGGGTTGGCCGAAAAAGGGCGCTTCGCATTGGGATTAGTGTCTTTTGCGTGGGCTCCATTGTCGCTGGGCTGAGCGTAAATCTTTGGATGTTGATTGCTGCTAGACTGTTCCAAGGCATTGGCGCTGCGCTGTTATTATCCCAAGTGTTTGCGCTGGCAAGTGTTGCGATGCCAAAGCGTAAAGTTGGACTTGCGATGGGGTTACTCGGTACTACCGCTGCGATTGGCACGGCTCTGGGGCCATTGCTAAGTGGCGCAATGCTAGAATGGTTATCATGGCAGTTCACTTTTTGGTTGATGATATTGCTCGGTGGGACAGCTTACTTTTTAATAGCAAGGTTTCTGCCTGATGATGTCGCAAATCCACCCGAGCTACAGCGTTTTGATGTTATTGGAAGTGTATGGCTGTCGGCGTCATGCCTATTTTATGTGTTGGCTATGCCGTCGAGTAGTTCGTTTAGTCTTGTCTTGCATAGCGTATTTTTCTTATTTGCTGTGGCTTTTATCTACTGTTTTGTACAAAGTCAAAAGCGCGCTCAATTTCCACTTGTGAGTTTGGCTTTTCTTAAACACAGGCTACGCAATACCTCGTTAATCGTGAGCTTTATAGTTGACGCCATTGCGATGTCGACATTAGTTGTCGGGCCTTTTTATCTCACTTATGCGTTAGGGCTGAGCCCGGTCACGGTTGGTCTTATTGTGTCTATTGGACCTTGTATTGCTGCTGTCGCAGGTTATCCGTCAGGTGAGGTGGTTGATCATTTTGGTATCGCGTTTGCCATGTTTTTGGGCTTGCTGATGATCCTCATTGGGACAATTAGCTTTGCAATCTTACCTTCATTATTTGGACTTTATGGCTATGTTGTGGCGTTATTTTTGTTAACTCCCGGAAGGCAGTTGTTTTTAGCGGCTCACCATACCTTTGTGATGACGACAGTAGCCGAAAAAGAAAAGGGTATGGGATCAGGGCTCATTAATTTATGTAAAAACTTAGGGCTAATGACCGGGGCTTCATTACTTGGTGGTGTATTTAGCCTGTTATTGCAGGCACAGAGTGCGGCCTTGGCAAGCTCTGCACAACTTAATATGGCATTTTCACTGACCTTCTTACTCGCTGCACTGTTTGTTTTGGTTTCGCTCGTTGCCGTATTTGTAAATAGTCGAAAGGAAGGTTTAAATAGTAGTACTTAA
- a CDS encoding helix-turn-helix transcriptional regulator: MIRHAINMLLSTGDCNKKNIALSLGLHPKKLERTLQEHQTSYRDLLEETRKEIALRMLQLGDVSMTTLALNLGYSELSAFSRSFKTWFGVSPNHYKNRVKDIQ; this comes from the coding sequence GTGATCCGTCATGCAATCAACATGCTTCTATCTACGGGAGATTGCAACAAGAAAAATATCGCCTTGAGCTTAGGGTTACACCCAAAGAAACTTGAAAGAACACTTCAAGAGCATCAAACATCTTATAGAGATTTATTAGAAGAAACGAGAAAGGAAATAGCCCTAAGAATGCTACAATTGGGAGATGTTTCAATGACAACATTGGCATTAAACTTAGGGTATTCAGAGCTTTCAGCGTTTAGTCGTAGCTTCAAAACATGGTTTGGTGTATCACCAAATCATTATAAAAACCGGGTAAAGGATATCCAATAA
- a CDS encoding AraC family transcriptional regulator ligand-binding domain-containing protein, giving the protein MQYFVRSASLSGYVELVNELGGDPIALLTAADIIPAQLNNPDNMILYHQLGDLLENSAKHLNFPTFGAALSLKQNITTIGLIGAYMCQQNTIGDALKVARRYTYMHAQGASFDIVEEATDYCMIKFELLIDKEHHYTQLVQLSLGLIFRVIQDMVGNNWKADCIYFRQPNPFFNNHDFLAVCKQKIQFEQEMDALRFPSKVLMYKPQMPINLINDIIANQFRQNDPPQNQLTLP; this is encoded by the coding sequence ATGCAGTATTTTGTTAGATCAGCGTCTCTATCTGGATATGTTGAATTGGTCAATGAGCTGGGCGGAGATCCCATCGCGTTGCTCACTGCTGCTGATATTATTCCAGCGCAGTTAAATAACCCAGACAACATGATTTTGTATCACCAACTTGGTGATTTACTTGAAAACTCAGCAAAGCATCTCAATTTTCCAACTTTTGGTGCAGCACTCAGTTTAAAACAAAATATCACTACTATAGGGCTAATCGGTGCTTATATGTGTCAACAGAATACAATTGGTGACGCACTAAAGGTTGCACGCAGATATACTTATATGCATGCACAAGGTGCTTCTTTTGATATCGTAGAAGAGGCAACAGACTATTGTATGATTAAGTTTGAGTTGTTAATAGACAAAGAGCACCATTACACACAACTTGTGCAACTCAGTTTGGGTCTGATTTTCCGCGTAATTCAAGATATGGTTGGCAACAATTGGAAAGCTGATTGCATTTATTTTCGCCAGCCAAATCCCTTTTTCAATAATCATGATTTTTTAGCCGTATGCAAACAAAAAATTCAGTTTGAGCAAGAAATGGATGCCTTACGTTTCCCGTCAAAAGTATTAATGTACAAACCCCAAATGCCGATAAACCTGATAAATGACATCATAGCCAATCAATTTCGTCAAAATGACCCACCACAGAACCAATTAACGTTGCCGTGA
- a CDS encoding TonB-dependent receptor has product MIYDQGLTATKTLASAVILSTLSYKAVNAEELENTKSTKLERIIVTSQKRVQPLREVPLSVSAMNADKMEQVGIERMEDLSSYIPNFKVAKDSLADRINIRGMQSGNLAGFEQSVGTFVNGIYRGRGAQSRFSFVDVERVEVMRGPQSILFGKNTVAGALNITTAKPDETFNGRVSVAYSPTFGQTELSGMVTGTLSSGLRGRVFVMSREMDKGWVYNKYYNSDTPQSDEMMGRLTLEWDVADNSLMTLVYEANDFDISSFPHAMKKPGSLTSLGSFSSYTASFIGNSDPVIDFGSNQTMIGDSSEFTLISESNFDAGDLTITAGYSVYQFDRNLDADYSGLDGLRFSDSEDFSQSSLEIRFASTIGSKFEYMTGLYWQHQGLVLDGLSLFNIPTLQQVLMGGVSKELVPLEGILIRSTCQEMWELPELVLSV; this is encoded by the coding sequence ATGATATATGACCAAGGTTTAACGGCTACCAAAACATTAGCAAGTGCAGTAATTTTAAGTACGCTGAGCTATAAAGCGGTAAATGCTGAAGAACTTGAAAACACCAAGTCTACTAAATTAGAAAGGATCATCGTTACATCACAGAAGCGTGTCCAACCTCTGCGAGAAGTGCCCTTGTCTGTTTCGGCAATGAACGCTGACAAAATGGAACAGGTCGGCATTGAGCGCATGGAAGATTTATCTTCATATATTCCCAATTTTAAAGTCGCAAAAGATTCCCTCGCTGATCGCATTAATATACGTGGCATGCAGTCAGGTAACCTAGCAGGCTTCGAACAGTCAGTAGGTACATTTGTTAACGGCATTTACAGGGGGCGCGGTGCTCAATCACGTTTCTCATTTGTTGATGTTGAACGTGTCGAGGTAATGCGTGGGCCGCAGAGTATATTATTCGGTAAGAATACCGTCGCCGGCGCTTTAAATATTACAACAGCGAAGCCAGACGAGACTTTCAATGGCAGAGTCTCGGTGGCTTATTCACCGACGTTTGGGCAAACAGAATTGAGTGGCATGGTGACTGGTACATTGTCTAGCGGCCTCAGAGGTAGAGTCTTTGTTATGTCAAGGGAGATGGATAAGGGATGGGTATACAACAAATACTACAATAGTGACACTCCCCAAAGTGACGAAATGATGGGACGATTAACGTTAGAATGGGATGTCGCAGACAACTCCTTGATGACGCTTGTTTATGAGGCTAACGACTTTGATATTAGCAGCTTTCCACATGCCATGAAAAAACCTGGGTCGCTGACGTCATTAGGTTCATTTTCAAGTTATACAGCGTCATTTATTGGTAATAGCGATCCGGTGATTGATTTTGGTTCTAATCAAACAATGATTGGGGATTCAAGTGAATTTACATTAATAAGTGAATCTAACTTTGATGCTGGTGATTTAACCATTACGGCGGGCTACTCGGTTTACCAATTTGACCGCAATTTAGATGCCGATTATTCAGGGTTGGATGGTTTGCGTTTCAGCGACAGTGAGGATTTTAGTCAAAGTAGTCTCGAAATTCGTTTTGCCTCAACAATTGGCAGTAAATTTGAGTACATGACGGGGTTGTATTGGCAGCATCAAGGTTTAGTGCTAGACGGATTGTCACTCTTTAACATTCCAACCTTACAGCAGGTATTAATGGGGGGTGTAAGCAAGGAATTAGTGCCTTTGGAGGGGATTTTAATAAGGTCTACGTGTCAGGAAATGTGGGAGCTACCGGAGCTGGTGTTATCGGTTTAG
- a CDS encoding TonB-dependent receptor, with product MSGNVGATGAGVIGLGGFASLVNVCGTAAAFDGIPTGVGRYALLDQDTDTLGIFAQGTWHISEQLRATVGVRYTKEDKTGAKDGYATDFTVNNRTESSNPLVIAVSQQVGEFATHHFTSSDPGMRRSEKSPTWSVNIQYDASDDTMTYATASTGFKSGGFNSFYMRSPQRGNVADSRDASFEDENVLAFELGLKTELFEGTAELNMAVFHSTFDDIQVSVFSGNTTYEVKNAAKAVSYGLEIDGRWRATEALTLTGAIGLLNFEYDEFINQACTSDQFIAQRQALFDSATGDIASQIGIAMGYSNANCAIAGINDMSGRTASNAPKSTSSLTANYITDFSDFELNSSLDLNYHSSVYRVDDLDPIGKEPSQVFLNASMTLSDLEEGWSLTLTGKNLTDVKHFDYINDVPLFSGSHNFMPLAGRSFALRFDYTFGE from the coding sequence GTGTCAGGAAATGTGGGAGCTACCGGAGCTGGTGTTATCGGTTTAGGTGGTTTCGCTTCATTAGTTAATGTGTGTGGTACCGCAGCGGCATTTGACGGTATTCCAACTGGAGTTGGACGTTATGCATTGTTAGATCAGGATACTGACACTTTGGGTATTTTTGCCCAAGGTACTTGGCACATATCTGAGCAATTGCGTGCAACTGTTGGTGTGCGATACACCAAAGAAGATAAGACAGGCGCCAAAGACGGTTATGCAACAGACTTTACTGTAAATAACCGCACAGAATCATCGAATCCGCTAGTGATCGCGGTTTCTCAACAAGTTGGCGAATTTGCAACACACCACTTCACCAGTTCAGATCCAGGTATGAGGCGAAGTGAGAAAAGCCCAACTTGGTCAGTTAACATCCAATACGACGCAAGTGACGACACAATGACTTATGCTACCGCAAGTACAGGCTTTAAGTCCGGTGGCTTTAACTCTTTTTATATGCGTAGCCCCCAGCGAGGCAATGTCGCTGACTCGAGAGACGCCTCATTTGAGGATGAAAATGTGTTGGCGTTTGAACTTGGGTTAAAGACGGAATTGTTTGAGGGGACTGCAGAGTTAAATATGGCTGTATTTCACTCAACTTTTGACGATATTCAGGTGTCGGTATTTAGTGGGAATACGACCTATGAGGTAAAAAATGCAGCTAAAGCGGTGAGCTATGGTCTTGAGATCGATGGCCGTTGGCGTGCAACGGAAGCATTAACTTTGACCGGGGCGATAGGGCTACTTAACTTTGAATACGATGAGTTTATTAATCAAGCCTGCACCAGTGATCAATTTATTGCCCAAAGACAGGCGCTATTTGACTCCGCTACTGGTGATATCGCTTCACAAATTGGTATTGCCATGGGTTATAGCAATGCTAACTGTGCAATTGCAGGCATCAACGATATGTCGGGACGCACCGCCTCGAACGCCCCTAAGTCTACTTCGTCATTAACGGCGAATTACATTACCGATTTTAGCGACTTCGAACTAAATTCAAGTTTAGATTTGAATTATCACAGTTCGGTATATCGAGTAGATGACCTTGATCCTATCGGTAAAGAGCCATCACAAGTATTCCTCAATGCCAGCATGACACTTTCAGATTTAGAGGAAGGTTGGTCTCTCACATTAACGGGTAAAAACCTAACAGATGTAAAGCACTTTGACTACATCAATGACGTACCGTTATTTTCTGGTTCACATAATTTCATGCCGCTTGCAGGGCGCTCTTTTGCATTACGATTCGATTATACATTTGGTGAATAA
- a CDS encoding peptidyl-prolyl cis-trans isomerase encodes MVSLLRQPLAQFLLVGFTLFIAYRQYVVPTQIQERTIEISDQRLKNYWQFRTKRFDAEAVEVEFGILSSTQKLHLIQDYVREEVLFREANNLELAKNDFVIRQRLIQKMEFLSRDFAEAELSEAQVNSYYQSHQQNYRKPASLTFSHIFFSNTADIAQQGRLVELRAQLNGEQVTPERAGDLGEAFLYNRHYMKRNVDVVKSHFGSLFTQNLQQLPVTSGKWLGPIASEHGWHLVFLLDREAARLPKFDEIKDNVIADAHNFYRRKVSDELIAGLIDGYHVVNLSSVMVNEVKGETQ; translated from the coding sequence ATGGTTTCATTATTGCGTCAACCGCTCGCTCAGTTTCTACTTGTTGGCTTTACATTATTTATCGCGTATCGCCAGTATGTAGTTCCGACACAGATCCAAGAGCGGACTATTGAGATCAGTGATCAACGATTAAAAAATTACTGGCAATTCCGAACCAAACGCTTCGACGCAGAGGCGGTTGAGGTAGAATTTGGCATCTTATCTTCGACTCAGAAGCTGCACTTAATCCAAGACTATGTCCGTGAAGAAGTGTTGTTTCGAGAAGCAAATAATTTGGAATTGGCAAAAAATGACTTTGTTATTCGCCAACGTCTTATTCAGAAAATGGAATTTCTTAGTCGTGACTTTGCTGAGGCGGAGCTGTCAGAAGCGCAGGTAAATTCATACTATCAAAGCCACCAACAAAATTACCGTAAACCTGCATCATTAACATTTAGCCATATATTTTTTAGCAATACTGCTGATATTGCGCAACAAGGAAGACTAGTTGAATTACGAGCGCAGCTGAATGGTGAGCAGGTGACGCCAGAGCGTGCTGGCGACCTTGGTGAAGCATTTCTATACAACCGTCATTATATGAAGCGTAATGTTGACGTGGTTAAAAGCCACTTTGGCTCACTGTTTACTCAAAACCTACAACAACTGCCGGTCACGAGTGGAAAATGGTTAGGACCTATCGCATCGGAACATGGTTGGCATCTCGTATTTTTGTTAGATAGAGAAGCCGCGAGGTTACCAAAGTTTGATGAAATTAAAGATAACGTTATTGCTGATGCCCACAACTTTTATCGTAGGAAGGTTTCAGATGAACTGATAGCGGGGCTCATTGATGGTTACCACGTCGTTAATTTAAGCAGCGTAATGGTCAACGAAGTCAAGGGGGAAACTCAATGA
- a CDS encoding HupE/UreJ family protein encodes MMQNSRILLLCLTMCLVTFSQQIHAHDARPIVIEINQRAQLADINIKVPASLSADSLPRITIDAQCEGKAESRLRHQSGAFLMSQTVQCEQSIAGRQLNIHFPASNPSLSTLVTVNLENGQQHSQLLAPQQTDWQIPSEENARGIVWQYTQMGALHIFAGWDHLLFVLCLVILAGSLRRIAITATGFTFGHSITLIATALNWIRVPTAFCEILIALSIVFMAVEIAKGDKLLWGYRQPVLVATSFGLIHGFGFAAVLDEIGLPQVELFWGLVSFNVGIELGQLTFIITVVTVFKIASQIPLLQWVKHIPSQTYIYVIGSVAAFWFWQRSISLFYPEV; translated from the coding sequence ATGATGCAGAACAGTCGAATTTTGTTACTGTGTTTGACCATGTGTTTGGTTACCTTTAGTCAGCAGATCCATGCTCATGACGCTCGGCCCATTGTGATTGAAATAAATCAACGTGCGCAATTGGCAGATATTAATATTAAGGTACCAGCGTCATTGTCAGCTGATTCATTACCGAGGATAACCATTGATGCTCAGTGTGAGGGAAAGGCGGAAAGTCGCCTCCGACATCAATCTGGCGCGTTTCTCATGTCACAAACTGTGCAGTGTGAACAGTCCATAGCAGGTCGTCAACTCAATATCCACTTTCCAGCCAGTAACCCGTCATTATCGACTCTGGTTACTGTGAACCTAGAGAATGGTCAACAGCATTCGCAATTATTAGCACCACAGCAAACTGATTGGCAGATACCAAGCGAAGAAAACGCTAGAGGAATTGTTTGGCAATATACTCAAATGGGTGCTTTACACATTTTTGCAGGTTGGGACCATCTATTATTCGTATTGTGTCTAGTGATACTAGCTGGCAGCCTACGTCGCATTGCTATTACCGCTACGGGCTTTACCTTTGGTCACTCAATTACGCTGATCGCCACAGCACTCAATTGGATTCGTGTACCGACAGCGTTTTGCGAGATATTAATTGCTTTGAGCATTGTGTTTATGGCGGTAGAAATTGCAAAAGGAGACAAGCTGTTATGGGGTTATCGCCAACCCGTATTGGTCGCTACTAGCTTTGGCTTGATACATGGCTTTGGCTTTGCTGCAGTTCTCGATGAAATTGGCTTACCGCAAGTAGAGCTATTTTGGGGGTTGGTGTCTTTTAATGTTGGTATAGAGCTGGGTCAGCTCACCTTTATTATCACTGTTGTTACTGTCTTCAAAATCGCTTCTCAGATCCCTTTGCTGCAATGGGTAAAACATATTCCTTCTCAGACTTATATCTACGTCATTGGCAGTGTCGCAGCGTTTTGGTTTTGGCAACGCTCAATATCACTTTTTTATCCAGAGGTATAA